A single genomic interval of Ruminococcus sp. NK3A76 harbors:
- a CDS encoding UDP-N-acetylglucosamine 1-carboxyvinyltransferase: MEKFIIRGGKPLEGEVSISGAKNAAVALVAATILCDEPCILENVPEISDITKCVKILKEMGADIKIINRNTIRFDTRNIREPVVPYELAITMRASSYFLGTLLGRFHEAYVPMPGGCDLGDRPIDQHLKAFRSLGATDEIINGANHVTAKRLIGSQIYFDFITVGATINAICAAVKAEGLTIIENCAKEPHIVDLANFLNSMGADIRGAGTDVIKIRGVDHLHGVTYATIPDQIEAGTYMVAAAATRGNVLIKNVIPKHLESITAKLRKVGVTVEEFDESVRVSVDGPMVKTSLKTQPHPGFPTDMQPQFSTLLTLAEGTSIVTDDIFDNRFRYVGELRKMGADISVDGKVAVIQGVGGLKGAPVIATDLRAGAAMVIAGLAAQGTTEIDNIFYIERGYENIDEKLRGLGADIRRVYTEDKGAAKLSS, from the coding sequence GTGGAAAAATTTATTATAAGGGGCGGAAAGCCGCTTGAAGGAGAGGTCTCTATAAGCGGTGCCAAGAATGCAGCCGTTGCACTTGTTGCAGCTACTATACTTTGTGATGAGCCTTGTATTCTTGAAAACGTTCCCGAGATAAGCGATATAACCAAATGCGTCAAGATCCTTAAGGAAATGGGCGCAGACATAAAGATAATCAACAGAAATACAATAAGATTCGATACAAGAAATATCCGTGAGCCTGTAGTTCCCTATGAGCTTGCGATAACTATGAGAGCTTCGAGCTACTTCCTTGGCACTCTGCTTGGCAGGTTCCATGAAGCATACGTTCCGATGCCCGGCGGCTGTGACCTTGGCGACAGGCCGATAGATCAGCACCTTAAGGCATTCCGCTCGCTCGGCGCTACAGATGAGATAATAAACGGTGCGAACCATGTAACAGCAAAGAGACTTATCGGCTCGCAGATATACTTTGACTTTATAACAGTCGGCGCTACTATAAACGCTATATGCGCAGCAGTAAAGGCTGAGGGTCTTACAATAATCGAGAACTGCGCTAAGGAGCCGCACATAGTTGACCTTGCGAACTTCCTTAACTCTATGGGCGCAGATATCAGAGGCGCAGGTACAGACGTTATAAAGATTAGAGGTGTAGATCACCTTCACGGCGTTACTTATGCAACTATCCCCGACCAGATAGAGGCAGGCACATATATGGTAGCTGCTGCCGCTACAAGGGGCAATGTACTTATCAAGAATGTAATACCCAAGCATCTTGAATCTATCACAGCCAAGCTCAGAAAAGTCGGCGTGACTGTTGAGGAGTTTGATGAGAGCGTAAGAGTAAGCGTTGACGGCCCTATGGTAAAGACATCGCTCAAGACTCAGCCGCACCCGGGCTTCCCGACAGATATGCAGCCGCAGTTCTCCACTCTGCTCACACTTGCAGAGGGTACGAGCATCGTGACTGATGATATTTTCGACAACCGTTTCAGATATGTGGGCGAGCTCAGAAAAATGGGCGCTGATATATCCGTTGATGGCAAGGTGGCAGTTATACAGGGCGTGGGCGGCCTTAAGGGTGCTCCCGTTATCGCTACCGACCTCAGAGCAGGCGCTGCTATGGTGATAGCCGGCCTTGCTGCACAGGGCACAACTGAGATAGACAATATCTTCTATATCGAGCGTGGCTATGAGAACATCGACGAAAAGCTCCGTGGCCTCGGCGCTGATATCAGACGTGTTTATACTGAGGACAAGGGCGCTGCTAAGCTCAGCAGCTGA
- a CDS encoding MBL fold metallo-hydrolase — translation MATVYPLYSSSSGNCTYIGDDKSGVLIDCGVSCKKAVDALSQHGIPLDAVKAVCVTHTHSDHISGLKVLTKKHPVAIIAQKTNLDILCDKDKINAACPLVEIQNGQTISCADLEITAFETWHDTPASCGYTFVTKDNKKAAVCTDLGVVTDNVRAAVSGCDMALIESNYDRQMLINGYYEYNLKQRILSDHGHLSNNDSGAFINELIASGTTRVCLGHLSEHNNTPAKAESTVLSSLGRFRRNRDYLLEVATKDFSGLAVVF, via the coding sequence ATGGCAACGGTTTACCCACTATATTCATCAAGCAGCGGTAACTGCACATATATAGGCGATGATAAAAGCGGCGTGCTCATAGACTGCGGTGTCAGCTGTAAAAAGGCTGTCGATGCCCTCTCGCAGCACGGTATACCTCTTGATGCGGTAAAGGCTGTGTGCGTTACACATACCCACTCAGACCATATAAGCGGCCTTAAGGTGCTCACCAAAAAGCACCCGGTTGCTATCATCGCACAGAAGACCAACCTTGATATACTCTGCGATAAGGATAAGATAAACGCTGCCTGCCCCCTTGTGGAGATACAAAACGGCCAGACGATAAGCTGCGCTGACCTGGAGATAACCGCATTCGAGACATGGCACGACACCCCGGCAAGCTGTGGCTATACCTTTGTGACTAAGGATAATAAAAAGGCGGCCGTGTGTACCGACCTCGGCGTCGTGACGGATAATGTCAGGGCGGCTGTGTCAGGCTGTGATATGGCGCTTATCGAATCAAATTACGACAGGCAGATGCTTATAAACGGCTATTACGAGTATAACCTCAAACAGCGTATACTCTCAGACCACGGGCATCTTTCAAACAACGACAGCGGCGCATTTATAAATGAGCTTATCGCAAGCGGTACTACGAGGGTGTGCCTCGGGCATCTGAGCGAGCATAACAACACCCCTGCAAAGGCTGAGAGCACCGTGCTTTCAAGCCTTGGGCGTTTCAGAAGAAACAGGGATTACCTTCTTGAAGTCGCTACAAAGGATTTCAGCGGACTGGCGGTGGTATTCTGA
- the rlmH gene encoding 23S rRNA (pseudouridine(1915)-N(3))-methyltransferase RlmH, whose product MIKVNIITVGKLKENYLKQAQEEYSKRLGAFCKLTVIELPESRLSDNPSQKEIDAALANEAKAMAKYTEGKDAKNIAMCIEGGQLSSVKLSRKIEELSLSASTLNFIIGSSFGIDESVKKKADMRLSMSEMTFPHQLARIMLLEQVYRAFSITAGSKYHK is encoded by the coding sequence CTGATAAAGGTAAATATCATCACGGTCGGCAAGCTAAAAGAGAACTATCTTAAGCAGGCACAGGAGGAATACTCAAAGCGGCTGGGGGCTTTCTGCAAGCTGACTGTTATAGAACTGCCTGAGAGCAGGCTGTCTGATAACCCCTCGCAGAAGGAGATAGACGCAGCACTTGCCAATGAAGCCAAAGCAATGGCCAAATACACCGAGGGCAAGGACGCAAAGAACATCGCCATGTGCATAGAGGGCGGCCAGCTTTCAAGTGTAAAGCTGTCAAGGAAGATAGAGGAGCTCTCGCTGTCTGCGAGCACGCTCAATTTTATAATCGGCTCGTCGTTCGGTATCGACGAGAGCGTTAAAAAGAAAGCTGATATGAGACTGTCTATGTCTGAGATGACCTTCCCTCACCAGCTTGCACGCATAATGCTGCTGGAGCAGGTCTACAGGGCGTTTTCTATCACGGCAGGGAGCAAGTATCACAAATGA
- the surE gene encoding 5'/3'-nucleotidase SurE, translating to MRKILITNDDGIFADGIIRLARAAKKYGEVWVVAPDGQRSAASHSISLRHSFDAWEVDFPVEGVHAFACEGTPADCVRIGVLNIVPGKPDHVFSGINYGYNLASDIQYSATAGAAFEAAFQRVHTIAFSEGAEDIHEVTDRYLDELIAELIDKPLDLWEIWNVNFPSCSLADCGGILRDRTVSTDDFYHDHYIETRLDDKRINFTVEGVRNWAAKEGTDLRAILDNCVSVGKAKNIS from the coding sequence ATGAGAAAAATACTTATTACGAATGATGACGGCATATTTGCAGACGGCATCATAAGGCTTGCGAGAGCTGCAAAGAAATACGGCGAGGTCTGGGTAGTAGCACCTGACGGGCAGAGGAGTGCGGCTTCTCACAGTATATCGCTTAGGCACAGCTTTGATGCATGGGAGGTGGATTTCCCTGTCGAGGGCGTACACGCTTTCGCCTGCGAGGGAACTCCTGCTGACTGCGTGCGCATAGGTGTTTTGAACATCGTCCCCGGAAAGCCTGACCATGTGTTCTCGGGCATCAACTACGGCTATAACCTTGCATCGGATATACAGTATTCTGCAACGGCAGGTGCGGCGTTCGAGGCGGCCTTTCAGCGTGTGCATACTATTGCATTCTCCGAGGGCGCTGAGGATATCCATGAGGTGACTGACAGATATCTTGATGAGCTGATAGCAGAGCTTATAGATAAGCCGCTTGACCTGTGGGAGATATGGAACGTAAACTTCCCCTCGTGCAGCCTTGCGGATTGCGGCGGCATACTCCGTGACAGAACAGTCTCGACAGATGATTTCTACCACGACCACTACATAGAGACACGTCTTGACGACAAGAGGATAAACTTCACAGTCGAGGGCGTGCGCAACTGGGCGGCAAAAGAGGGCACAGACCTTCGAGCGATACTTGATAACTGCGTTTCTGTCGGCAAGGCAAAGAATATCTCATGA
- a CDS encoding recombinase family protein, protein MTDKITALYCRLSNDDDLQGESNSITNQKTILLKYAQDNGFRNTQFYIDDGYSGTNFDRPDFQRMIADMENGRISTIITKDLSRLGREYLKTGEYIEMIFPDYDVRYIAINDNVDTLKSENEFMAFKNIFNDWFARDTSKKIKAVFKAKGMSGKPLSTIPPYGYKKSEQDKNAWEPDEETAPIVRKIYQLCIEGYGPTQIAKKLSADKILKPTAYNEFKANGKVICDKPYRWAQKTVVGILEKYEYLGHTVNFKTHKKSYKCKKTVKNPQEEWVIFENTHEPIISKQDFELVQELRKNKRRIQRSNEVNPFSGVVYCADCGKPMYLCRARTLSDIQEHLKCSTYASDHTECTAHFIRTCILKEIVLSEMNKVLDMINKDDDSFVQTTMESKAADHLKEVKQAKKMLGRSEKRIAELDKLFTRLYEDNVSGKISDERFEMMSKNYEDEQKQLKAKVGELTAFIEDKEQKASDITAFIELAKRIKHVDKLTPDIMHELVEFITVHAPDKSSGHRRQEIEIVFRFKVVRTSLVLDRQDYDKRKKAA, encoded by the coding sequence ATGACAGACAAAATTACAGCACTGTATTGCCGCCTTAGCAATGACGATGATTTGCAGGGCGAGAGCAACAGCATAACAAATCAGAAGACAATACTTTTGAAGTATGCGCAGGATAACGGTTTCAGAAATACGCAGTTCTATATCGACGACGGGTATAGCGGCACGAATTTCGACAGACCCGATTTTCAGCGAATGATAGCCGATATGGAAAACGGCAGGATAAGCACGATCATAACCAAAGACCTTTCAAGGCTCGGGAGAGAGTATCTGAAAACCGGCGAATATATTGAAATGATATTCCCCGACTATGATGTTCGCTACATAGCTATCAATGATAATGTGGATACGCTGAAATCGGAAAATGAGTTCATGGCGTTCAAAAACATTTTTAATGATTGGTTCGCTCGTGACACCTCAAAGAAGATAAAGGCCGTATTTAAGGCAAAGGGAATGTCGGGCAAACCGCTTTCGACCATTCCTCCGTATGGCTACAAAAAGAGCGAGCAGGACAAAAACGCTTGGGAGCCTGATGAGGAGACCGCACCTATTGTCAGGAAAATATATCAGTTGTGTATCGAGGGCTATGGCCCGACACAGATCGCAAAGAAACTGTCGGCTGATAAGATTTTGAAACCGACTGCCTACAATGAATTTAAAGCAAACGGCAAGGTCATCTGCGACAAGCCTTATCGCTGGGCGCAGAAAACGGTGGTCGGCATCTTGGAAAAGTACGAATATCTTGGGCATACGGTGAATTTCAAAACGCACAAAAAATCCTACAAGTGTAAGAAAACAGTAAAAAATCCACAAGAGGAATGGGTGATCTTTGAAAACACTCACGAGCCGATAATCAGCAAGCAAGACTTTGAGCTGGTACAGGAGCTAAGGAAGAACAAACGCAGGATACAGCGTTCAAACGAGGTCAATCCGTTTTCGGGGGTAGTCTATTGTGCCGACTGCGGCAAGCCGATGTATCTTTGCAGGGCAAGGACGCTGTCCGACATACAGGAGCATTTGAAATGCAGCACCTATGCCAGCGACCATACGGAATGCACTGCACATTTTATACGAACCTGCATTCTCAAAGAGATCGTTCTTTCTGAAATGAACAAGGTCCTCGACATGATAAACAAGGACGATGACAGCTTTGTTCAGACAACAATGGAGAGCAAGGCCGCCGACCATTTGAAGGAGGTCAAACAGGCAAAGAAAATGCTCGGCAGATCCGAAAAGCGGATAGCCGAGCTTGACAAGCTGTTCACAAGGCTTTACGAGGACAATGTTTCGGGCAAGATCTCTGACGAGCGTTTTGAGATGATGTCAAAAAATTACGAGGACGAGCAAAAGCAGCTTAAAGCAAAGGTCGGTGAGCTGACCGCCTTCATCGAGGACAAGGAGCAGAAGGCATCCGACATCACAGCTTTTATTGAGCTTGCCAAAAGGATAAAGCACGTTGACAAGCTGACACCCGACATTATGCACGAGCTTGTGGAGTTTATCACTGTTCACGCACCCGACAAGTCAAGCGGTCACAGGAGGCAGGAAATCGAGATAGTATTCAGATTCAAGGTAGTCAGAACGAGCCTTGTGCTTGACAGACAGGATTACGACAAAAGGAAAAAGGCTGCGTAG